The following is a genomic window from Nitrospira sp..
GTTGAAGGCCGAGTTGGCGGCCCTTCCCAAACGGTCCCCCGAACCGTTTACCTTTGAGTGGAGTGCCGTGCAGAGCGCGCTGGGCGTTCAGCCGGTGGCGGCACCGTAAGAGCGCGGATAGGACATTAATTAGATGGATTATTTGAATCAGGTGTTTCCCACTGATTTGTTGACAATGTAAGTCGTGCTCACTATATTCCGCCATAATCGCCCTCGATAGCGTAAGCGGTCGTGAGGTGTTGCGTCGGCAAGGGATCATTTCTTAACCGTGGGAGGAATGTTATGAAGAGAATGTTGTTGTCCGTCGGTGTGCTGGCGTTTGCGGCAATGGCGACCGGTTGCGGGAGTGTCGGCGGGTATACGCAGCCGGCTGGTATAGCCCCAACGGCGTGGATATTCTCTGAAACGACGTCTGGCGGCATCCTCCATGACAATGGCGTGGCCCCGACCAAGGTCGGCAAGGCCTGTGGAACGAGCATCATGGGCATCGTTGCAACAGGCGATACGTCTGTAGAGACTGCGATGAACCAAGGTGGCATCAAGAAGGCGGTCTATACGGAACAGTACATCAAGAACATTATGGGATTCTTCGTCGAAGTGTGCACCATCGTCAAGGGAAACTAGGCAGCGAAGACCGCAGGTCTCAGCTGTATGGAAACCGGAAGAGCGGGGATGGCCATGTGCCATCTCCGCTTTTTTATTTGCAGAGAGCCC
Proteins encoded in this region:
- a CDS encoding Putative TRL-like protein family (Evidence 3 : Putative function from multiple computational evidences; MaGe:77307969), translating into MKRMLLSVGVLAFAAMATGCGSVGGYTQPAGIAPTAWIFSETTSGGILHDNGVAPTKVGKACGTSIMGIVATGDTSVETAMNQGGIKKAVYTEQYIKNIMGFFVEVCTIVKGN